In the genome of Brachypodium distachyon strain Bd21 chromosome 3, Brachypodium_distachyon_v3.0, whole genome shotgun sequence, the window TGTGATTAACGAGATAGATTATGCGGCTAAATTTATGTGCGCAGAAGAAGAGATTGTGTGGAGGaaaatttttttgaaattgcCAAAAAGATTTGGGAGTCTGTCAGACAACCTCTGGGCCACCCTGCACCGGCGTGAACCAGGCAGTAACCCAGGCCGTTAATCACGCTCTGGCCCCAAGTCAGAATGCATCAACCAGACTTAGGCTATGTTTGGTAACAAGGTATTTAAAAAACTAAAGTATTGACAAACTACAGTATATTTTACTCTACATAGTGCGTAGCGGTAACAAGTTATTGCCTCCTTTTTGGTAAAGGATGTAGCGGTACGATCCTATAGAACATATCCTGTTCAAGTAAGGTCGTGCCACAACTGCTCAGTCTCCGCATTATATGCTGGGTAGGCTCGACTGAACTGGCGAGGTGGTACTAATGAGCGGCATGCAGCGAGGAGCGAACCACATCCACAGTGATGCCTCGGAAGGACTCGTTCTGGTCTGGCCCATGCAAATTTGGGCTACAAGAGATTGAATAAAGCCCAGCCCGTCTGAGAAATACTTGTCTCGtcgcttttcttttttgttttggatcAACCGAGCTTTCAATCAGTTTAGGATCAAAGAAATAGTTGCATGATCTGTAGATATCCATCTGCAACATATATATTTTGGCTCTAGCCTAACATGTTATTTTCACCAGCATTACTTTTTGTTTACAAAATTAAACTAGACTCGGCAGTATACAAATTCAcgaggacggagggagtagtagcaCACACCTGACATCACAAAACACATGTTGAGTTCCAGCCTCTTTTTGTTGAAACTTTATCCTTGTTTACTTCAGTGTGAAATGTCAGCTGCAACTTCAATTTGAGCAATTTGGAAAGGGGCCTCCTCCCAGGGCTTCCATAGGATCCATCTCATAAGTTATTATTTTCCCCTTCTCTATTTTGCAACCGGGGTAATAACATCTCCTGCATCAAGGTTCTTACAACTAATTACTGTGACTTACAATAATTCTGAGACCCATCTTCTCTTTAATCTCACATGAATGGACGAGATTTTACCACATAGCCAAGATGCAAGCAAGCAATTACATTACCAAGCAGTCAAACATATATGTATCGCATACAAGCCAAGCCAAACCACTAgacatattttttgcacacaGCTACCAACTAGACAACTAGGACAGTATTAGATGATGATTCTGTAAAATAAGCACACCCTAACAATAGATACACTGATGATGCACACTGCTAAAGCCTTGTGCCTATCACCTCCTAGACTACTTAAAGAAAGTCACTTATGTACAATCTAAGGGGGAAGTTTAGCGCTTCGAGATGCATTGGAGTCACAAGTTCTGCTTTCTTCCTTGATGACGGCGCTGGGCAGGTGTCAAGGCACACCGCTCCTGCAAAGAATTTGCCAGTCATCTAAGAGTCGGACTCCGCACCTCCTGGTAGCATATCATAGGATTAGAGACACTTTAAGATACTGGAAATGAAGCAGAGCTCGGAGAAGATTAATGTTAAGTATCACCgttggaagaacaagaagctcTCACCTTCACCACAAAGCTGCTCGACACGGCTCGCGATGTGTTTGCCATAAGTGTACTTCCTCAATGCTTGCAGATGACCCTTGACACGGCTGACCAGAAGTTCCCGCTGTTGATCGTTGCATGTTTCAAGTATCTTCTGAACCACATAATTAGCATACTGATCCTTCATCATTGCCTAATTGCATAGAAAGTGGTTAGCAAATCAACTCCTAGCAACATAATGGTGAAATTAGTTGCAGAATATACGATCGACGGTGTCAGAAACAAAGAGCAGCACAAAGATACAGGACAACTCGAATTCCTTGGTGAGAATTGCGCATCCAAATGACTCAAAGCACATAATCGATGACTGATGGAAATGAACTCTTCAATTGTTAAATTATTATCTGATTTTGCTATGAACAGGACGACATGGCATGGTACTGCCTATTTGGTACCTGTTGGCTACTTCAGACTTAGACCATGTACCTTGGGGCATTACTGCCTTAACCTCTATCATCATCAGACACAAAACAGACAAGTAAAAGTGATGAGATGATAAGTTCCAGTGATCAATTTATCATACATACCAGCAAGGTATCATTTCCCTCAGTCTGCTGCACTATCTCCCTGATGAGAAGATCCCGTTCCGCAAAATCCCCATGTTGAAAACACTTCTCTATCACATTCGATGCAAATTTATTTTGGCTCATGGTGACAACTTGCCCAGCCAATTTACTGATAATTTGGGCCCTTTCATGACTTTTTCCCTTCTCCAAAACATGCTGCAAAAGAGCCAGGGAAAAACAATAAGCTGCAAGATTCGACATAAGATAACCAATATTGGTAGTACTAGGGTACTTCATGGCTTCACACTCGCCATCATCCACTATCATAGTATCAAAAGGTGTGCCAAGAAATGAACCAAACACAGGTCATAAATGGCAGGGTGTTTTGTGTTTATTACAGGCAGTTTGTCAGTTTACACAACAAAGTGCTATCAACTTTGCAAGATTAAGAGTATCAGTGGGCAATCAATCGTACAGAAAGCAACAAGTATTGTATCAAATTGCAAAATAAATTCCACCTGTGTAACATAGTTGCCATACTGATCTTGTGCAAGGACGCAAGCAGACTGCAATATTTCATCTATTATGCACTGCCCTTGTGAATCACCACCGCAATGTTCCAAAACTCTCTACGGAACAGGATATAATAGAGAAAGGAAGTCAGTATACAAGGATCTAGCACCAAATTCATATCGAATATTATTCTGAACTCACCTGAATAACACGGCAACCATATGGGTGCATTGAAAGGCTAGCAACTTGTCCCTGGAAAGAAGATACTACAAAACCAATATGTTCTGTGGGGACACATTCAATGCACTTCTGTATAACATGATTCCCATTTTGATCACGAACACATCGCATAATATTGCCATCAAGCTCAAGGACTAATTCTATTTTCTGGTCAAGTTCCAATACTTCAAGAGCCTGTATGTTTTAAATGAGAAATTAGATGAAACAAGAATaataacaataacaataatagCAGGTTACATCACATATTATGATGGCTGCATCCAGAATTTCTGATACATATGTGTCATGCCGAAAGGTAATTGTCAGGCCATTCAATAGTTACAGTAGCAGATGACACACTTATTTCTAGGTCGTGGAGCATGTTATTGTGAAATTCCAAAAATGTCATACTGACTACCCACAGAATAATAGAATATAAACACCTTCCATTAACATTCTCATGTACTTCCTctattcttgaaaaaaaaaaatctctagcAACAATTTGGTCACATTATCTTTCAAAAATGCATTTGCCTTGCTTTGCACATTATCCCCTGAATCACGATATTTCTGATTGGACATAATATTTCATTGAAGTTGCATGTCTAGATGATTTAGTAATGCGAAACTTGTATATTATGATTGGTCCTGGCTTTGGATGTAAGGCTAAGAATAGCCTTTAAATGGACTGCATGCTGTTATGCTCATATAAACTAAGTTGAAGATTTAAAATGACCTAAACTAACGTATGATCAGTAGTTAGCACAGTACTACCCAGCATGAGAACATCTAGGTTACATGCAGATCGGGGGTTAGGACTTGAGTTAATGGCTTAACCTGCCAGACAACCATGGGTTAAAGAGGGTAAAGTTAACCTGGTCCGAGTATTTAGGGCTCATTCGGTTCAAAGGAATTCCAAACATAGGAAAACACCAAAACTTAGGATTGTCATAGGGTGGCACTTGACATCCTAAGGACTTGGTCCAACTTCATTCCTATGGAAAAAAGAGTTTTGACCTAATGTTcattttcctccaaaaacaaAGGAATTCCATGAGATTCCTAAGGAATcaatttgcttgtttcctaTGAAACGAATGCATCTACAGTGAATTTTCCTAAGGAATCCAGAATCCTTTGAGTTTCCTGTGAAATTCTTGTGAAACAAATGTCCCAAAGGATACACACTAGTCCATAGCATTCTCGACTTCATCCACAGGTTGGAATCGAACTCAAACTCTCAACCCTAATTCTTAACAAATCAATATATCTGATATCGCGACATTCAACACACCTAATCTAGGCAAACAGAAATTTAGCCTGATCAGGTTAGGTGCCAAACACTAAATCCAGGCTAAACCAACTTGTGTTAAGGTTAGCTAACCTAGTTACCTATCGTAGAAGAAAAGCAGCCATGCTGTTTAGTCACTCACATTACAAGGTACCGTTCAGAATATAAATCACACTCAGCAACTAATATTCGGGTTTGGTAACTTTAACTTAATGGAGCATCACAAGTAAACCCCCCAAAAATGCTATGAACACATGGAGTAAACCAGACACAGAATAGACAAACAGAATGCATGCGCTTGGTCTCGTATCACTTACAGTTACCACAAAACAAAGTCAGGCTTGACTAAAATGACATAAGCAAATGAGTACCTTTTGAACTACTCGGCATCCATACATCTGAAGGCTCAAAGGTAGAACATGACCGACAAGCTTAGTGCCAAGATCCCTCCTTTGCTCAGGAGTTCCATGTTCAAAAAACTGCAGAGACTAAATGTCATTTTTGGTACAACAACTCACAGTTGTTACCAATTACAACGCATATTCATGTGAGACGAAGTGACTAGACATCAGCATGCACTGTACAGACAATTTGCTCCACGTAACAGATACTGATAATTCATCCTTACAAGTTACAATGGCATACCTTTTGTATCACATAATTGCCAAACACATCGGTCATTAATGATGTAGCATGAGGAAGAACTTCTGCAAACACCGCTGCCTTCTCTTCCGCAGTACAGTTCTCCAACTTCTGCTGGATGAATCGGCTACCATGTTGGTCAGCGCTGAGGTCAATAACACATCAGGAATTAATGTCAAAAACTGGTATTGGAATATGCATACCTAGTTAGAACTTGGAACAATTATACGGATATGCTTATCTTGCTAGAATGATACATATGCTGATATGCATGTCTAGTTAGGATGATAAACAATCAATAGCACACAACTAACCTGTATTCCACTATACGACTTGTAATATCAGATAGCTCAACCCTACGTGCCCTGTTGGACTTCAGTTCTTCCAGGAACGAGCATGCCTTTGGGCCATCAAATTTCTCTCTGTCTCGCTGCCCTTGAATTCCAGAACTAGCAGTCATATTTCTTGAAGGGGATTGAAACCTCACAGAATCATTTCTACTACCAGAGGGGGAAATCCCTGGAAACACCGGGCTTGTTGGATAAGTCAATGGTGCCCCAACATAGGGTGGAAAGCTGTGATAATTTGGAAAAGTCGCTCCTCTTCTGGCTGTAGGAGAATTGGGAATTCCGGTTCTTGGAAGTTGAACCCTCTGATCAGATGGATATTGAGCTTGAGGAGATATCTTTTGTGGATCAAAATTATCAGCGACATTTCCAAAAACACTACCCCTTGGACCCAATGTATTGAACTGATTTCCACCGGCATACTGTGGAAAAGAGGGATGctgaaagaaatgaaaaaagttTGGGTCGGGAATCGGTGGCTGCATGGCAACTCCAAGTTGCCCGTACATTTTATATGGCTGAACAAATTCTGTCCCTGCGGAGGGAAAACCAGATGGCCTACCACTAAAGGTTGGAGTGATAGGGCTGTCGAGAGGTGTTGCAACAGAACCCTGGGGAGAATAGCTTGTCATAACAGGTGGCAAAGCTGAACCACCCAAGGCATATCCAGCAGTCCCAAACGGACCTGGCAATAGACTGGCTGGATGCAAATTTGGGTAATAGGGGCTTCCAAAAGAATTTGGTGCATAAAAGGGTGCTGTCATACCAGGTTGCGGTAGAAACTGCTGCATGTCAGCATTGGATAATTTTAAATGAGTTTGAGACAAGTTGTCAACAAAAGGACCATGAGGAAGATGTGTTCCATTAGGAGTCATTTGAATATGGTCACCTTGGATTAAAGGTGCAGAGCCATACTGCAGCAATAAATTATCCTGCCACTGCTGCTTAACATGTGACGCAATAGGGGTATGGCTATCCAAACTTAACTTCAAATTCTTCATATTGGAGTCCAAGGTATCAAGTTCAGTAACAACTGCACCACTGCCAGGAGCATTATTTACAGGCTTCATGTCTATGCCCCGCTTTTCCTGCGGAGAAGTTTGCCTACCGGTGTTGTTATCAGAACATGATGAATTGGTAGCTGATGTAGGTGACAGACTGTTGCTAATTGTACTTCTTAGTCCACTGGCCACAGGTACAGGGGTCCACGAATTTAACCCTGATGGCTTGACATCATGTGAGAAATTCTTTGGTGAGTTTTTGTTAGAATGGACAGCTACAGCATCACCAATATTGCTACTTGATGGCTGCGAAGAAGAGTTATCATACAAAGAACTGATGTTCTGCTGAAAGCTCTCCTGGAGAAAATATAAACCGATAATAGGATGGGCAACTGTATATGTTTAAGTAAATCGAAGTGTTTAAGCTTCATTTGCAAGTGCTGCaatgaaaaaagaagtaaCTCAACATGATAACTAACTCGCTGTGCATTTTCTATGTAAAGAACTAAATATTATGCAAGCAAATAACTAAAAAGTGATTCAGATATTTAATTATTGTAGTACTGACATATAGTTTGTCCAATAATCCTTGTTTATGGGTTTCAAAATGATGTGCAGTAAGATTACTGCCATCACTGAATCTTTTTAATTATTCAAAAAGAAGCCAAATTTTTTTCCTGATGAAAGGAGTGCTGATACTCTCTACACAAGAAAAGGCACGCATGTACACAACAGTAAACGATCAGAAAAATGGAAAGCGCAAGGGTGACATTTGGTCTTGTAATGAACACTCACCGGCACAAAATCTGCAAGATTCATCTGGGCATCATCCGTGGAATTTGAATCCAACCTTGGAGACCTATCCTCCTCAGGTTCTTCTCTGTGAGTAGGTAGAGTAGATCGAGGTATAAACAAGGAGCCTTTGTTGCTGTCATCTTGGGAAACCACTCTCCATTCTTTAACCTTGCCAACCCGGTTCATGAAACGACGACTCTCCCTCGAGATcagtggaggaggaagccTCGGGTTCAAGTTCACCTTGGAACCATAATAGTCAAAGTATGCAGGATCAGCACGTAGCTGCTCCTCAGATTTAGAACTGTCTGTCACATTGTCTATGTTAGCTAAACTGGCATCAAAGTTCCCACTCTGCTGGCCTATAAGATTACCAAGAGCAGCCAGAGATCCTTCCATGCTAGGCGGTGCGCTTCCACTGCGATTTGGGCCAGACTCCCTCCAGCCCCCATAAACCCCACTGCCATTATCCACAAACCCCAGCCCTTCTCCTGAAATATTGCCCATGCCCAGTGAAGAGTCATATGCGCCAAAATCCTTACTCCGGCTACTAGCCCCTGTCCCCCCAATTAACCGGACAGCACTCTGTGTAGCCATTACACTGCACCAagccagagagagagggggaaaaaatatgaatattcAGATTGCATTTATTGACTATAT includes:
- the LOC100831658 gene encoding pumilio homolog 5 isoform X2; translated protein: MATQSAVRLIGGTGASSRSKDFGAYDSSLGMGNISGEGLGFVDNGSGVYGGWRESGPNRSGSAPPSMEGSLAALGNLIGQQSGNFDASLANIDNVTDSSKSEEQLRADPAYFDYYGSKVNLNPRLPPPLISRESRRFMNRVGKVKEWRVVSQDDSNKGSLFIPRSTLPTHREEPEEDRSPRLDSNSTDDAQMNLADFVPPSGLNSWTPVPVASGLRSTISNSLSPTSATNSSCSDNNTGRQTSPQEKRGIDMKPVNNAPGSGAVVTELDTLDSNMKNLKLSLDSHTPIASHVKQQWQDNLLLQYGSAPLIQGDHIQMTPNGTHLPHGPFVDNLSQTHLKLSNADMQQFLPQPGMTAPFYAPNSFGSPYYPNLHPASLLPGPFGTAGYALGGSALPPVMTSYSPQGSVATPLDSPITPTFSGRPSGFPSAGTEFVQPYKMYGQLGVAMQPPIPDPNFFHFFQHPSFPQYAGGNQFNTLGPRGSVFGNVADNFDPQKISPQAQYPSDQRVQLPRTGIPNSPTARRGATFPNYHSFPPYVGAPLTYPTSPVFPGISPSGSRNDSVRFQSPSRNMTASSGIQGQRDREKFDGPKACSFLEELKSNRARRVELSDITSRIVEYSADQHGSRFIQQKLENCTAEEKAAVFAEVLPHATSLMTDVFGNYVIQKFFEHGTPEQRRDLGTKLVGHVLPLSLQMYGCRVVQKALEVLELDQKIELVLELDGNIMRCVRDQNGNHVIQKCIECVPTEHIGFVVSSFQGQVASLSMHPYGCRVIQRVLEHCGGDSQGQCIIDEILQSACVLAQDQYGNYVTQHVLEKGKSHERAQIISKLAGQVVTMSQNKFASNVIEKCFQHGDFAERDLLIREIVQQTEGNDTLLAMMKDQYANYVVQKILETCNDQQRELLVSRVKGHLQALRKYTYGKHIASRVEQLCGEGGAESDS
- the LOC100831658 gene encoding pumilio homolog 5 isoform X1; its protein translation is MATQSAVRLIGGTGASSRSKDFGAYDSSLGMGNISGEGLGFVDNGSGVYGGWRESGPNRSGSAPPSMEGSLAALGNLIGQQSGNFDASLANIDNVTDSSKSEEQLRADPAYFDYYGSKVNLNPRLPPPLISRESRRFMNRVGKVKEWRVVSQDDSNKGSLFIPRSTLPTHREEPEEDRSPRLDSNSTDDAQMNLADFVPESFQQNISSLYDNSSSQPSSSNIGDAVAVHSNKNSPKNFSHDVKPSGLNSWTPVPVASGLRSTISNSLSPTSATNSSCSDNNTGRQTSPQEKRGIDMKPVNNAPGSGAVVTELDTLDSNMKNLKLSLDSHTPIASHVKQQWQDNLLLQYGSAPLIQGDHIQMTPNGTHLPHGPFVDNLSQTHLKLSNADMQQFLPQPGMTAPFYAPNSFGSPYYPNLHPASLLPGPFGTAGYALGGSALPPVMTSYSPQGSVATPLDSPITPTFSGRPSGFPSAGTEFVQPYKMYGQLGVAMQPPIPDPNFFHFFQHPSFPQYAGGNQFNTLGPRGSVFGNVADNFDPQKISPQAQYPSDQRVQLPRTGIPNSPTARRGATFPNYHSFPPYVGAPLTYPTSPVFPGISPSGSRNDSVRFQSPSRNMTASSGIQGQRDREKFDGPKACSFLEELKSNRARRVELSDITSRIVEYSADQHGSRFIQQKLENCTAEEKAAVFAEVLPHATSLMTDVFGNYVIQKFFEHGTPEQRRDLGTKLVGHVLPLSLQMYGCRVVQKALEVLELDQKIELVLELDGNIMRCVRDQNGNHVIQKCIECVPTEHIGFVVSSFQGQVASLSMHPYGCRVIQRVLEHCGGDSQGQCIIDEILQSACVLAQDQYGNYVTQHVLEKGKSHERAQIISKLAGQVVTMSQNKFASNVIEKCFQHGDFAERDLLIREIVQQTEGNDTLLAMMKDQYANYVVQKILETCNDQQRELLVSRVKGHLQALRKYTYGKHIASRVEQLCGEGGAESDS